From the Streptomyces griseiscabiei genome, one window contains:
- a CDS encoding sigma factor, with protein sequence MNTIFAAERRTEQRAQNASSAVLGASLLAAAYERHAAALVDYVNGALVAGDWHRAEDVASEVWLSITENIDRVDARVLELSWLQMIARSVVRDTKDSGLEVLVAFTGEELALAVTTADGETAPEPVQESGAQTEFRVGHGSPVKWSTADFESYENFGSVDSIPLPFVDTTASVTELPAATAGEGVQAA encoded by the coding sequence GTGAACACCATCTTCGCAGCCGAGCGTCGGACCGAACAGCGCGCACAGAACGCGAGTTCGGCGGTCCTCGGTGCGTCCCTGCTGGCCGCCGCGTACGAGCGTCACGCCGCCGCCCTGGTGGACTACGTCAACGGCGCCCTGGTGGCCGGCGACTGGCACCGGGCCGAGGACGTGGCCTCCGAGGTGTGGCTGAGCATCACCGAGAACATCGACCGCGTCGACGCCCGCGTCCTCGAGCTGAGCTGGCTGCAGATGATCGCCCGTTCGGTCGTACGTGACACCAAGGACTCCGGCCTCGAGGTGCTGGTCGCCTTCACCGGTGAGGAGCTGGCGCTCGCCGTCACCACGGCCGACGGCGAGACGGCCCCCGAGCCGGTCCAGGAGTCCGGTGCCCAGACCGAGTTCCGCGTCGGGCACGGCAGCCCCGTCAAGTGGTCGACCGCGGACTTCGAGTCCTACGAGAACTTCGGCTCCGTCGACAGCATCCCGCTCCCGTTCGTCGACACCACGGCGTCCGTGACCGAGCTCCCGGCCGCCACGGCCGGCGAGGGGGTGCAGGCGGCATGA